ATGAACTCATGAGCTTCACAAGTCTTCTATGAAATTATCCAAATAGAATTCTAGGATAGATTTCTCAGCATTTCTTAGGTGGTATACGAAAGTCGGGGTTTTCATTCCCAATAATTTAGCTATATCCTCGCCTCTTATCTTTTTAGGATAATCGAAGTACCCTTTACTTAATGCAAATCTCAGAGCCTCTACTTGTTTTTCAGTTAAGAGTGGAGGTGGGGTAATTTCATTTGGTGACTTCTCACTGTAGTTTACTATTTCCCCATATTCATTAAGTTTCTCTCTGAACTTTCTCAAACTTTTTGCATTTATTGCTACTGTCCACTTTTCTAATCCATTACTTATTCTTTCGGATAATATTATTCCCCTATATCTCTTTACAAGACTCGTAATAGTATTAGTATTCTTGTGCTCTAACCTGAGAATTCCGAATTTTTTAGTGAGACCTAGAACCTCAAGATTAAGTATTTGGTTTTTATTTCTTATATCTTCAATAAATTTTTTCGCATCACTACCCCATATAAGCAGATAAAAAGAGAATGTACCTCTATTGAATGTTTTATTTAACGATTCGGCTATTACTTCATATTTTTTAGTTTCCGGAGACCAACCATCTTCATGTAATATACTAAAATTAACTATTTTAATGGGAGTACTCATTATAGAGTCTATATAATAATATAGACTACTATTTTTTAAACCTTAATGAAATGTAGATAGTGATAAAAGGTGGAAGAATAACCAAAATGAGAGCATGCAAGCGTGTATTCAACTTCACTATATTTTTATGACTCATTTAAACTGTGTCATTTTGATATTATTTAAGTATCATTTATTACGATATCCCTTACTACATAATATCTAGATGAGAAGTATAATGTAAGATAAAGAATCGTTATAGAATTCGCATCTCTTTTATAAGAAGTTAAATAAATAACATACTAGTTTTATATAAAATAAAAGGTATATAGCAGTGTTCAGCCTTACGTTTTTCCCATGTTTCTAGGACAATGTTAAATAAAAAGTACGTATTTCTTATCTAGATGAATAGCTAACTAACAGAAATACAATCGTATAAAGGATGATAACATAATAAATTATCTGTTTATGATTTATTTTTATTCTTAGCTTCTTGAATCAATCTATAAAGCTTTTCCGGTGTTATTGGCAGATCTCTTATTCTCACTTTCATTCCCAACATATGGAAAGCATCCTCTATAGCGTTTGGAATTGCACATAAGGGTCCGAAAGTCTCTCCTTCTCCTATACCCTTAATTCCCAGAGATGATCTGGGAGAAGGTGTTTCTGTAGATGATATCTCAACGTTAGGTACTTCCATTGAAGTGGGTTTTCCATAATCTCCATAGCTCGTAGTTAGTAATTGACCATTGCTATCATAGTTTGTGGAGTTTCTCTAGAGTTAAGGTTAAAATGGCATAATACCAATGATAATCATGTCCTCTGAGGAAAGGAGATACACTAGAGATTGGTCAAAGTACGACGAGAACCTCATAACTAGATACGAGATGATATTCCCCTACTACGTGTTTGAACATTGGTACGAACTTCTAGAGGAGGATAACAAGAAGGCAAAAACAAGACCCTACAAAGCACCACTCATGTTCAACCAATTCCTAGCCTTCCTCTACGTATTCTTCACATACAGAGAAATAGAGGGAATTCTGAGAGCACTATACAAAATGGGAATAATACCAGTATACCTAGACTACAAGACAATCCACCTAAGACTAAAAAACATGCAACTAGACTTCAACAAAGTCAAGGATGAAGTAGAACTAATAAGCGACGGCACGGGAATAAGCGTTGAACAAGGAGGTAGGTACATAAGGGCAAAGTGGAAAAAGGGAGGAAAGGGAAAGTTCCTCAAAATAGTAGTTCACGTTGATGCTAATTCCATGAAGGTTTTGAAGGCTGAGGTTGAGAACTCTGAAGTTAAGTCGGCAGTTAAGGTAATTAAGGAGGTAAGTGAAGGGGGTGGGAGGGTTACGAAGTTTTATGGGGATAAGGCTTATGATTCTAATGCTATTTATGATCTAGTTCCTGAGGTTGTGATTCCGCCTAAGAGGTCGGCTAATGTGGATAGGGCTAGTCCGAGGAGGCGTGATACTATTTTAGAGTATAGGGAGTCGCCACGTGATTGGAGTAGGAAAAGGGGTTATGGTAAGAGGTGGAGGGTTGAGGTTGTGATATCTGCTGTGAAGAGGATGTTTGGTGATGGGATTCGCGCTAGGGGTGTTCTTCAAGGTAAGGCTGCTCTTTTGAAGTTTTGGGTTTATCACGTTATGAGGGAGATGGCTGATTTCTTGGTGGGTGAGGTTCACGCGGTTCGCGTGGCGTAGCGTGTTATTTAATGAGTTTAGTCTAGAGTAAATTTAGTGAAACAAATTTATACTTCGCAAAGAGATAATTCAGATACTACACACACTATTGCTATCATATTTAAATTCTTCGTAGATTGCTGCTCCTATTCCATGGAATAATCCACCGTGAACCTGGCCCTCAACTACTAATGGATTTATTACTTTTCCTATATCATGGACTATTACATATTTTAACACATTTATCTGACCAGTATCTGGATCTATTTCTATGGCTGCTATATGTACACTATTAGGATACGTTAAATACCCGGTTGGAGATCCATGACCAGTTACTAATTGGTGTAATGCTCCTATTTCATATTGGGCATTTTGTACAAAAGCTTCCATTGCTTTTTTAGTACTCCCTATTACAGTAACCTCTAAACCGGCTTCAATATCTGGCAAAAGTCCGGGATTCTGATATGCTGTTTTTGCCAATTCAGCTATACTTACACTCTTTGAAGGATCGTATTTATGATAAGCTCTACCATCAGACAATTCTATTAAATCTGGATCTACATTTAATTTGAAAGATGCCAATTTTATCAATCGTTCTCTCAATTTTTGTGCCGCTTCAACCATTACTTCTATATCAGGGCCAGAGAACTTATTGGCGTGAGTCCCTGAGTAAGGTGTCCATGGGTTTCTTTCAGAGTCGAAATGTAACATTACGACATCACTGGGATTGACACCTAGGAAGTCAGCTAAAATTTGAGTATAGGCTGTCGCATGAGATGTACCCATATCTGGTGAACCAGATTCTACGAAAACTTTACCCGTAGGATCTATTTTTACGCTAACTCCCTCTATTTCCCTGGCTGTAGCCGAGGCACCATGTACATATGAGCATATACCTATCCCTACATATTTTCCTTTGCTTATCATTTCCTTCTGGTACTCTCTCCACTTCTGATACTCAAAAACTTCTAGGGCTTTCCTCAATGTCTCAGCGTAATTACCACTATCGTAAACTCTACCACTAGGTGTTACATAAGGGAACTTTTCTTTAGGTATGAAATTCTTAAACCTTATCTCTGCAGGATCCATACCCAATTCTCTAGCCACAATATCTATCATTCTCTCTATAATATACACAATACCGGGTTTTCCCACACCCCTATTAGGCATTGAGGGGCATGTATTAGTTAAAACTGTGTCGCTAGTCCATTCTATATTCCTTATATCATAACATCCATTTATTAAGGTTGCGTGCATTGAAGCGTATGTACCTGCGTATTGTATAGATGCACCGTCATCGTTAATATCGTGCAGTTTAAAACCTAAAATCCTACCATCCTTCTTCACTGCAACCTCAATATATGCCACTAATCCTGCAGACATTCCAGCCGCCATCATATGCTCTGTTCTTGTTTCAATGTACTTTACATAAGATGGTGTAACCTTTCTTGCTAGTAGGGCTGGAATGACCATTTGTCTCCAAGGTCTGGTTTTTATTCCAAATCCTCCACCTATATCGGGGATTATTAACCTAATATTAGTAGTAGGTACTCTTAACATTTGTGATAATACCATCATTACATGGCCGGGCATTTGTGCATTGGCCCAAAAAGTGTATTTATCGTTATTCTTATCGTATTGGGCAACTACTGCTACTGGTTCTAATGGAGTAGAACTATATCTTTGTAGTATCAATTTCTCTTTTATAACTAAGTCAGCCTCCTTAAACGCCTTCTCCACATCCCCCCATTTCGCTTCATAATGTGCAACGACATTAGTACCATAGGATTCATATAACAATGGAGCATCAAGTTTCATAGCCTCTTCCGGATTTACCACAGGCTTTAAGGGCTCATACTCAACTTCAATTGCCTCTATGGCATCCTCTGCAGTAGCCCTATCTGTTGCGGCCACAGCAGCTATTGGATCACCAACATAACGTACCTTATTCACAGCTAATACGTACTCTTCCGGCTTAAACTTTGATACAGCGTATGCGGGAATTGGGTTAGTGTATTTTACTGCGTCTTCTCCAGTAACAACTGCTTTAACACCAGGTATTTTAAGGGCATTACTCACATCTACCTTTAATAATCTAGCGTGAGCATAAGGGCTCCTTAAGATCGCTACATATAGAACCTCCCCAGGAAAATCTATATCATCCACATAAACTCCCTTGCCGGTAATAAACCTATAATCCTCTACAGCTTTCATAGGCTTGCCTATCCACTTAAACTTTTTCTCCTCCATGGCTATTAGTTTAGTTTACTGACATACTAATAAGCTTTTATGGGGCATTGTCTTTCTATTCTTTTCCTTAATAGTGGAAAGTAACATTTTATCATGATGGGGCAATGGATGGCTCGTATTTTCCGTGAGAAAGCAATGGGGGGAGGATTTCCATTTAATCTCATGATGAGATACTTAGGCAGGATCAATATGCGAATAAAAGCTCATGAAAATTAATTATCCTAATTTACCTATATTTTAGTGCTGATTAACATGCCTGATAGTAAGGAGGCTTTAGAAAACTTATTGGATAAGAGTGTCTTGATTATAGTTAAAGGTAATGTGAAAATAAAGGGAACCTTAAAAGGATTTGATAATCATCTCAATATCTTATTGGAAGATGCAGAAGAGATCGCAAACGAGACAAAAAATAGAAAACTGGGCACATTGATAATTAGAGGAGATGGGATAGAATATATCTATCCTGCTGAATAAAAATCGTATATTTATGATTGGAATTTAGTGTGTGTACCATTTGAATACTTAATACTACTAATTCTACGAACAGTTCTGATCAAGAGAATAACCTTAATTTTCAGATACCCACAAACTAATTGGAATTAGTTAGTTACGAGTTGAGGGTAAAAACATACAGTACCTAATATATGAAATATCTAATTATGTCTTTTTGGACGAAATAATTTCAGCTGCTCTCTTGACTGCTCTAATTATATTCAAGTAACCGGTACACATGCATAAATTACCCGATATACCTTCCCTTATATCTTCTTCAGTAGGATTTGGTTTCTCCCTTAATAACCAATACGTCTCTAATATCATCCCTGGAGTGCAATAACCACATTGTAACGCGTGATTTTCCCAGAAAGCTTCTTGAATTGGATGTAACTTCCCATCCTTCATCAATCCCTCTAAAGTCAAAATTTCAGAG
The nucleotide sequence above comes from Sulfolobus tengchongensis. Encoded proteins:
- a CDS encoding helix-turn-helix domain-containing protein, producing MSTPIKIVNFSILHEDGWSPETKKYEVIAESLNKTFNRGTFSFYLLIWGSDAKKFIEDIRNKNQILNLEVLGLTKKFGILRLEHKNTNTITSLVKRYRGIILSERISNGLEKWTVAINAKSLRKFREKLNEYGEIVNYSEKSPNEITPPPLLTEKQVEALRFALSKGYFDYPKKIRGEDIAKLLGMKTPTFVYHLRNAEKSILEFYLDNFIEDL
- a CDS encoding (2Fe-2S)-binding protein; the encoded protein is MKIYEADKKGIIKLKINGEVYETEVNPRKLLVEILRELGFKSVHIGCDTSQCGACTVIMNGRSVKSCTVLGIEADGSEILTLEGLMKDGKLHPIQEAFWENHALQCGYCTPGMILETYWLLREKPNPTEEDIREGISGNLCMCTGYLNIIRAVKRAAEIISSKKT
- a CDS encoding LSM domain-containing protein, which produces MPDSKEALENLLDKSVLIIVKGNVKIKGTLKGFDNHLNILLEDAEEIANETKNRKLGTLIIRGDGIEYIYPAE
- a CDS encoding transposase; protein product: MSSEERRYTRDWSKYDENLITRYEMIFPYYVFEHWYELLEEDNKKAKTRPYKAPLMFNQFLAFLYVFFTYREIEGILRALYKMGIIPVYLDYKTIHLRLKNMQLDFNKVKDEVELISDGTGISVEQGGRYIRAKWKKGGKGKFLKIVVHVDANSMKVLKAEVENSEVKSAVKVIKEVSEGGGRVTKFYGDKAYDSNAIYDLVPEVVIPPKRSANVDRASPRRRDTILEYRESPRDWSRKRGYGKRWRVEVVISAVKRMFGDGIRARGVLQGKAALLKFWVYHVMREMADFLVGEVHAVRVA
- a CDS encoding xanthine dehydrogenase family protein molybdopterin-binding subunit, coding for MEEKKFKWIGKPMKAVEDYRFITGKGVYVDDIDFPGEVLYVAILRSPYAHARLLKVDVSNALKIPGVKAVVTGEDAVKYTNPIPAYAVSKFKPEEYVLAVNKVRYVGDPIAAVAATDRATAEDAIEAIEVEYEPLKPVVNPEEAMKLDAPLLYESYGTNVVAHYEAKWGDVEKAFKEADLVIKEKLILQRYSSTPLEPVAVVAQYDKNNDKYTFWANAQMPGHVMMVLSQMLRVPTTNIRLIIPDIGGGFGIKTRPWRQMVIPALLARKVTPSYVKYIETRTEHMMAAGMSAGLVAYIEVAVKKDGRILGFKLHDINDDGASIQYAGTYASMHATLINGCYDIRNIEWTSDTVLTNTCPSMPNRGVGKPGIVYIIERMIDIVARELGMDPAEIRFKNFIPKEKFPYVTPSGRVYDSGNYAETLRKALEVFEYQKWREYQKEMISKGKYVGIGICSYVHGASATAREIEGVSVKIDPTGKVFVESGSPDMGTSHATAYTQILADFLGVNPSDVVMLHFDSERNPWTPYSGTHANKFSGPDIEVMVEAAQKLRERLIKLASFKLNVDPDLIELSDGRAYHKYDPSKSVSIAELAKTAYQNPGLLPDIEAGLEVTVIGSTKKAMEAFVQNAQYEIGALHQLVTGHGSPTGYLTYPNSVHIAAIEIDPDTGQINVLKYVIVHDIGKVINPLVVEGQVHGGLFHGIGAAIYEEFKYDSNSVCSI